The genomic window CGGCTTATCAAGAGCAGAAAACCTCAAATAAAATGAAGATGTTATTTCATTTATATCCCTTACAGGATATTGAGGTTCATATTCACTTTTAAATCCGAGAGTCGGAACTCTTTTGGCACTACAGGAGGCAATATCTCTTGCAATTGAGATAATGTCACCGACAACAGCACTCCCCGTTGGGAGGCTACCTGCCCCTCTACCGTAATGTATCGTCCTATCCACTTTATCGGAAACAAGATAAATAGCATTAAAGACATCATTAACCTTAGATAAAATATACCTTTCAGGGATAATTGTAGGATGCACCCTTACCTCTATATCATCTTCATGTTTCTTTGCGATAGCAAGAAGCTTGATTTTGCAATTAAGCTTCTTGGCAAAATCTATATCAACCTGCTTGATATTTGATATCCCTTCCACAAATATTTCTTCAAAAGGTACTAACGTTTGAAAAGCAATTGAAGATAAAATAGCAATTTTATGTGCCGTATCAATCCCTTCAACATCAAAAGTAGGGTCTGACTCAGCATACCCTAACCTTTGAGCATCGGCCAAAACCTCGTCAAACTCTTTCCCTTCGCTTTCCATTTTAGATAAAATATAATTAGCCGTACCATTTATAATACCATAAATCTCATTTACATTATTTGCTGCAAGATCTTCTTTTAGTACTCTTATAATCGGTATACCGCCACCAACACTCCCTTCAAAACCCAAATACAAACCATTATCCTCTGACTTTTTAAATATCTCCTTACCATTAACAGCCAAAAGAGCTTTGTTTGCCGTTACTACATGCTTACCTTTATCAAGAGATTTCAGTATCACATCCTTTGCTACCGTATACCCACCGATTAATTCCACAACTATATCAATTTCGCTATCATTTATGATATCATCAATATTTTTCGTTTTAACTTCAATATCTTTAACATATTTATTTGTAATACTATCTATTCTTAAATCACAAACTGACTTTACATTTATATCTATACCGGTCTTATTTAAAATAGTGCTTCTATTATCCTTTAAAACAGTCAAAGTCCCCATACCGACTGTCCCAAGCCCTACTATACCAACGTTAATTTTACCAGAAGCCACAGACACCTCCAATCAGGTATAAAATTTCCGGAGATATTACTACTAAGAGGATAAGTTGTCAAGAAATGCTAAAAAAATTTTAACGATATTTACATTTTTATGCAAAAAAATATTGCCTTTCATCTTTAAAAAGTTTATTTACTATTTCGCTACATATTGAGATATTATAATATCTTAATATAACGATAATTAAGGAAATATAACATAGAGATGAGCAGTTACAACCTACTAACGCACTTCCAGCCCATTTTCAGCCTTAAAGATAATAAAATTATCGGTTTAGAGGCTCTTTCACGAGGGTTAACTCCTAATAATGATATTATATCTCCATATATTCTCTTTAAAGAAGCTGCTCTCAAAAACAATACTCTTATTTTGGACAGAAACTGCAGACTAAACGCACTAAAAAATTATTCGATAATTACAGATAAATATGATGACGATATCTTACTTTTTTTAAATGTGGATATCTCAATAATGGATAAATATACCATAGACTTTGGTTGGACATCTACGCAGGTTAAAATGTTTGGGTTAAAACCTTCAAACATTGTGCTCGAAATAATTGAAGACAAATGTGAGAATACACAAAAATTAATGGAATTTGTAGAGAATTACAGAAATCAAGGATTTTTAATAGCGATAGATGATTTTGGAACAGACAATTCCAATTTTAATAGAATTGTGGAAATTAAGCCCGATATTATTAAAATATCAGGGGAGCTAATACAAGGTATCAGTAAAAATTTTGTTAAAAAATCGATAGTTAAATCAATTGTTTCACTTTCCAAAAAAATTGGAACTGTAATAGTGGCAGAGTGTGTTGAATCTATCGATGATGTGATAAAATGTTTTGAAATAGGCATAGACCTTTTCCAAGGGTTTTACTTTGCAAAACCTCAAGAAAT from Deferrivibrio essentukiensis includes these protein-coding regions:
- a CDS encoding homoserine dehydrogenase: MASGKINVGIVGLGTVGMGTLTVLKDNRSTILNKTGIDINVKSVCDLRIDSITNKYVKDIEVKTKNIDDIINDSEIDIVVELIGGYTVAKDVILKSLDKGKHVVTANKALLAVNGKEIFKKSEDNGLYLGFEGSVGGGIPIIRVLKEDLAANNVNEIYGIINGTANYILSKMESEGKEFDEVLADAQRLGYAESDPTFDVEGIDTAHKIAILSSIAFQTLVPFEEIFVEGISNIKQVDIDFAKKLNCKIKLLAIAKKHEDDIEVRVHPTIIPERYILSKVNDVFNAIYLVSDKVDRTIHYGRGAGSLPTGSAVVGDIISIARDIASCSAKRVPTLGFKSEYEPQYPVRDINEITSSFYLRFSALDKPGVLSKIAGVLGKYGISIKSAIQPGDRAPGDVVPLVFMTHETKGRNINNAVAEIDSLEYVRDKTVVLRVEGSR
- a CDS encoding EAL domain-containing protein — protein: MSSYNLLTHFQPIFSLKDNKIIGLEALSRGLTPNNDIISPYILFKEAALKNNTLILDRNCRLNALKNYSIITDKYDDDILLFLNVDISIMDKYTIDFGWTSTQVKMFGLKPSNIVLEIIEDKCENTQKLMEFVENYRNQGFLIAIDDFGTDNSNFNRIVEIKPDIIKISGELIQGISKNFVKKSIVKSIVSLSKKIGTVIVAECVESIDDVIKCFEIGIDLFQGFYFAKPQEISNIYEIAHIISEKSKETYKEIEINSLLKKNMINNFNDVITSIVTLIKRHEEFHFDNLLKELKPQLNNVESIYILNNNGIQISSIYCKDCSNVLKRNIIFRYGDINSDHSQKDYFLNTSCHLNSRYITEKYISTITNTLVVTVASKFRNIENKEFILCINFDIAEIESKAYNLFTYEQT